One Palaemon carinicauda isolate YSFRI2023 chromosome 5, ASM3689809v2, whole genome shotgun sequence DNA window includes the following coding sequences:
- the LOC137641026 gene encoding uncharacterized protein — protein sequence MSNEPFSHLEAGAVDFFKCNTRYANRRYTMQLPFKSDSQTQINFGRAFAQLISLKKSKDPQLFTKYQAILDKYIKEGLIKLVELEPHNDGQMNYLPHHPVLKNSTSTPMRIVFNASAKSGPNSKTLNESWYTGPNLALKIQSMILRFREKPFGQTEDISKAFLRIEIAQEHSDYCRFLFFKDPV from the coding sequence ATGAGCAATGAACCCTTCAGTCATCTTGAGGCAGGGGCCGTTGATTTCTTCAAATGTAATACACGGTACGCAAACCGGAGATACACTATGCAACtgcccttcaagagtgatagccaAACACAGAttaattttggtagggcttttgcccagttgatatcccttaaaaaatctaaggaccctcagttattcacCAAATACCAGGCCATCCTTGACaagtacataaaggagggcttaATCAAGCTGGTTGAGCTggaacctcataatgacggacaaatgaACTACCTGCcacatcatcctgtcctcaaaaattccacctccacaccaatgcgcatagtattcaatgcttCAGCTAAATCGGGACCGAATTCAAAGACTCTGAATGAGTCCTGGTACACAGGCCCAAACTTAGCCTTAAAAATCCAGTCCATGATCCTCaggtttagggaaaagccatttggcCAGACCgaagacatctctaaggcttttcTGCGGATAGAAATCGCCCAGGAACACAGTGATTACTGTCGATTTCTTTTCTTCAAGGATCCAGTATGA